A region of Arabidopsis thaliana chromosome 5, partial sequence DNA encodes the following proteins:
- a CDS encoding uncharacterized protein (unknown protein; Has 30201 Blast hits to 17322 proteins in 780 species: Archae - 12; Bacteria - 1396; Metazoa - 17338; Fungi - 3422; Plants - 5037; Viruses - 0; Other Eukaryotes - 2996 (source: NCBI BLink).), which yields MRLELSVSVVAEIQVQETNTRLVTLSHVDLPKRIRDVGKLGLGTGWVVFMLGDEFSVRSK from the coding sequence aTGCGCTTAGAGCTGAGCGTATCCGTCGTCGCGGAAATTCAGGTTCAGGAAACCAACACAAGGCTTGTCACGCTTAGCCATGTTGATCTGCCAAAGAGGATTAGGGACGTTGGTAAGTTGGGTTTAGGGACTGGGTGGGTTGTCTTCATGCTAGGCGATGAGTTCAGCGTGAGATCTAAATGA